From the Anaerolineales bacterium genome, one window contains:
- a CDS encoding acyl-CoA dehydrogenase family protein, producing MNFDLSEEQILWRDAVHDFVAKEVQPKAREVDERSEFNWDAARKMGPLGLLGLNVPEEYGGSGMDALSAALAVEQLGWGCGSTALAIAAHNGLGCAPIANYGSAELKQRFLPKAATGEGRLAALALTEPGAGSDLKGGVQTRAELQGDEWVINGSKMWCTNASIADFIVTLVRSEPEALSLIVVPTDAPGLSIGPAEKKMGLHGSPTHAVSYQDVRVPAANLVGERGKGLAYTLATLDGGRIGIGALSLGLAQAALDEALKYAQERHTFGQPIAQHQAVQWMLADAETQLQAARLLVYKAAWTKQQGRPFSQLAAMAKLFATEAAEKICRDAIQIHGGYGYSSEYAVERIYRDARLMTIGEGTSEIQRLVIARHLLAGSN from the coding sequence ATGAATTTTGATCTGAGCGAAGAGCAAATCCTGTGGCGTGACGCCGTGCACGACTTTGTGGCCAAAGAGGTGCAGCCCAAGGCCAGAGAGGTGGACGAGCGCAGCGAATTCAACTGGGATGCGGCGCGCAAGATGGGGCCGCTGGGCCTGCTCGGCCTGAATGTGCCGGAGGAGTATGGCGGCAGCGGCATGGACGCGCTGAGCGCGGCGCTGGCCGTCGAACAGCTGGGCTGGGGCTGCGGCAGCACGGCGCTGGCCATCGCTGCCCACAACGGCCTGGGCTGCGCGCCGATCGCCAACTACGGTTCCGCCGAGCTCAAGCAGCGCTTTCTGCCAAAAGCCGCAACCGGTGAAGGCCGGTTAGCCGCGTTAGCGCTGACCGAGCCGGGCGCCGGATCCGACCTGAAGGGCGGCGTGCAAACCCGGGCCGAACTGCAGGGTGACGAGTGGGTGATCAACGGCAGCAAGATGTGGTGCACCAACGCTTCGATCGCCGATTTTATCGTGACACTGGTGCGCAGCGAGCCCGAAGCGCTGAGCCTGATCGTGGTACCGACGGATGCGCCTGGCCTGTCCATCGGCCCGGCGGAGAAGAAGATGGGCCTGCACGGCTCGCCGACCCACGCGGTCAGCTACCAGGACGTGCGCGTGCCGGCCGCCAACCTGGTGGGCGAGCGCGGCAAGGGTTTGGCCTATACACTGGCCACGCTGGACGGCGGGCGCATCGGCATTGGGGCGCTGTCGCTGGGCCTGGCCCAGGCCGCGCTGGACGAGGCGCTGAAGTACGCCCAGGAGCGCCATACCTTTGGCCAGCCGATCGCCCAGCACCAAGCCGTGCAGTGGATGCTGGCCGACGCCGAGACGCAGCTGCAGGCCGCCCGCCTGCTGGTATACAAGGCGGCCTGGACCAAACAGCAGGGCCGGCCCTTCAGCCAGCTGGCAGCCATGGCCAAGCTGTTCGCCACCGAGGCCGCCGAGAAGATCTGCCGGGACGCCATCCAGATCCACGGTGGTTACGGCTATTCGAGTGAGTATGCGGTGGAGCGCATTTACCGCGATGCGCGGCTGATGACGATTGGCGAAGGCACCAGCGAGATCCAGCGGCTGGTGATCGCCCGCCACCTGCTGGCGGGCAGTAATTAG
- a CDS encoding AMP-binding protein: MMTHPSFSDPVVWQPSEDYIDNARLTEFMRLHGIADYAELMQRSTQDVAWFTEAVLQFLDIQFYEPYSQVVDLSKGIAWPQWCVGGQMNIVHNCLDKYIGTPTEAQPALVWEGEDGATRTLSYAELHAQVNQAANALRSLGLRKGDAIGIFMPMAPEIAVALLAIAKIGGIILPLFSGYGMEAMASRLADGDAKALFTADGFPRRGRRVNMKAIADLAAAQLPQLKHIIVLNHAGLDVPFTQGRDHWWHDLVATQSPQAETERTAAEDPLMIIYTSGTTGRPKGALHTHCGFPVKAAQDMAFGTDVRPGHLIYWMTDMGWMMGPWLVFGALLLGASFFLYDGAHDHPSHDRLWALVARHRITTLGVSPTLIRALIPFGARQLNGHDLSSLRYFASTGEPWNPDPWRWLFEVVGESKRPIINYSGGTEISGGIVMGNPILPLKATGFAAACPGIAADVYDENGQPVTGQVGELVITAPWIGMTRGFWQDAARYKETYWSRWPDVWVHGDWAARDADGQWYILGRSDDTIKVAGKRLGPAEVESVLVAHPDVVEAAAIGVPDELKGSSVVCFCVLAAGVAADDALRRELRASLVAALGKPLAPRAILFVSDLPKTRNAKVMRRMVRAAYLGEDPGDTSSLVNPQAMDEIRRAL; the protein is encoded by the coding sequence ATGATGACCCATCCCTCCTTTTCTGACCCCGTGGTCTGGCAGCCGAGCGAGGACTATATTGACAATGCGCGGCTGACCGAATTCATGCGTCTTCACGGCATTGCCGATTACGCCGAGTTGATGCAGCGCTCCACCCAGGACGTGGCCTGGTTTACCGAAGCCGTGCTCCAGTTCCTGGATATCCAGTTCTACGAGCCTTATTCCCAAGTGGTGGACCTCTCCAAAGGCATTGCCTGGCCGCAGTGGTGCGTAGGCGGGCAGATGAACATCGTGCACAACTGCCTGGACAAGTACATCGGCACGCCCACGGAGGCGCAACCGGCGCTGGTGTGGGAGGGCGAAGATGGCGCCACGCGCACACTGAGCTATGCCGAGCTGCACGCCCAGGTGAACCAGGCGGCCAACGCCCTGCGCAGCCTGGGGCTGCGCAAGGGCGATGCCATCGGCATCTTCATGCCGATGGCGCCCGAGATCGCCGTGGCCCTGCTGGCCATCGCCAAGATCGGCGGCATTATCCTGCCGCTGTTCTCCGGCTACGGCATGGAAGCCATGGCCAGCCGCCTGGCCGACGGCGACGCCAAGGCGCTGTTCACCGCCGACGGCTTCCCGCGCCGCGGCCGGCGAGTGAACATGAAAGCGATCGCCGACCTGGCTGCCGCCCAGCTGCCGCAGCTCAAGCACATCATCGTGCTGAACCACGCCGGGCTGGATGTGCCCTTCACCCAGGGCCGCGACCATTGGTGGCACGACTTAGTGGCCACCCAGTCCCCGCAGGCGGAAACCGAGCGCACCGCGGCGGAAGACCCGCTGATGATCATTTACACCTCCGGCACCACCGGCCGGCCCAAAGGCGCGCTGCACACTCACTGCGGGTTCCCCGTGAAAGCCGCTCAGGACATGGCCTTTGGCACCGACGTGCGCCCGGGCCACCTGATCTATTGGATGACCGATATGGGCTGGATGATGGGCCCCTGGCTGGTGTTCGGCGCCCTGCTGCTGGGCGCCAGCTTCTTCCTGTACGATGGGGCACACGACCATCCCTCCCACGACCGGCTGTGGGCCTTGGTGGCACGCCACCGCATCACCACGCTGGGCGTTTCGCCTACATTGATCCGGGCTTTGATTCCGTTCGGCGCCCGGCAATTGAACGGACACGACCTCTCCAGCCTGCGCTACTTCGCCTCGACCGGTGAGCCGTGGAACCCGGACCCCTGGCGCTGGTTGTTCGAGGTGGTGGGCGAATCGAAGCGGCCGATCATCAATTATTCGGGGGGCACTGAGATCTCCGGCGGGATTGTGATGGGCAACCCTATCCTGCCGCTGAAGGCGACCGGCTTTGCGGCGGCCTGCCCGGGGATTGCCGCCGATGTGTATGACGAGAACGGTCAGCCGGTCACCGGCCAGGTGGGCGAGCTGGTGATCACTGCGCCGTGGATCGGCATGACGCGCGGTTTTTGGCAGGATGCGGCGCGCTATAAGGAAACCTATTGGTCGCGCTGGCCGGATGTGTGGGTGCACGGCGATTGGGCGGCGCGTGATGCGGATGGGCAGTGGTACATCCTGGGCCGCTCCGACGACACGATCAAGGTAGCCGGCAAGCGCCTGGGTCCAGCTGAGGTCGAATCGGTGCTGGTGGCCCACCCGGATGTGGTGGAAGCCGCGGCGATCGGCGTGCCGGATGAGTTGAAAGGCAGCAGCGTGGTGTGCTTTTGCGTGCTGGCCGCCGGCGTGGCGGCGGATGATGCGCTGCGGCGGGAACTGCGCGCCAGCCTGGTGGCTGCGCTGGGCAAACCGTTGGCGCCGCGGGCGATCCTGTTCGTGAGCGACCTGCCCAAGACGCGCAACGCCAAGGTGATGCGCCGCATGGTGCGGGCGGCCTATCTGGGTGAAGACCCCGGCGACACCTCCTCCCTGGTGAACCCACAGGCGATGGACGAGATCCGCCGGGCGCTTTAG
- the ung gene encoding uracil-DNA glycosylase: MADVRIEASWKARLAAEFEQPYFQQLAEFVRNEYKQFTIYPPGGKIFNAFDSCPFEQVKVVILGQDPYHGPGQANGLCFSVNDGVALPPSLINIYKELKDDLGVQPPASGNLERWAQQGVLLLNATLTVRRGAAGSHQGKGWEEFTDAALRVLSRERQNLVFILWGAYARRKGAFIDRMKHLVIESAHPSPLSAHNGFFGSKPFSKTNEYLQNYSIEPVQW, translated from the coding sequence ATGGCTGATGTCCGCATTGAAGCCAGTTGGAAAGCAAGGCTGGCCGCCGAATTCGAGCAGCCTTACTTCCAGCAGCTGGCTGAGTTCGTGCGCAACGAGTACAAACAGTTCACCATCTACCCGCCTGGCGGCAAGATCTTCAACGCCTTCGACAGCTGCCCCTTCGAGCAGGTCAAGGTTGTCATCCTCGGCCAGGACCCCTACCACGGCCCCGGGCAGGCCAACGGGCTGTGCTTCTCGGTCAACGACGGCGTGGCGCTGCCGCCTTCCCTGATCAATATCTATAAGGAACTCAAAGATGACTTGGGCGTCCAGCCGCCCGCCAGCGGCAACCTGGAGCGCTGGGCCCAGCAGGGCGTACTGCTGCTGAATGCCACCCTGACCGTACGCCGCGGCGCGGCCGGCTCGCACCAGGGCAAGGGTTGGGAAGAGTTCACCGACGCCGCCCTGCGCGTGCTCTCCCGCGAGCGCCAGAACCTGGTCTTCATCCTATGGGGCGCTTACGCCCGCCGCAAAGGCGCCTTCATTGACCGCATGAAGCATCTGGTCATCGAGTCAGCCCACCCCTCGCCGCTCTCGGCGCACAACGGCTTCTTCGGCAGTAAGCCATTCTCCAAAACCAACGAGTATTTGCAGAACTACAGCATCGAGCCGGTGCAGTGGTAA
- a CDS encoding glycosyltransferase family 39 protein, giving the protein MNKLRSLPLPLRLFGLALLLRLLPVLLAVHLPIGLDDMFQYDMLARSLAAGQGFRWYGQEDIDLIRQFIAIDFIGDYDPRGVLTSFRAPGYPALLAAIYAISGLQWRLLAARLAQAVLGASLAPLTYWLTQRLFPGNQQAARFAGGALAVYPMLLLYPLALATENLFIPLVAAGLLATLAAVEHDRARDYLLAGALFGLATLTRSVIFGFVGLAVLWLWFYAPRRSAALYFLLAVLVFVVPWSLRNSLLHGKPTFVENSMGYNLHMGFHPQGNGTFQFGISLELVPYLDDSLRNDLGTQAGLEFIRQDPGRALRLAADKLGFFFSLERRALTYFYGNDFFGHIPSLPLAALFAVFTLPFPLLTSLAAAGLPFAGRLAHISRQRVLLYLLIAGYTLPHLILIAEDRFHMALLPGIAALAGDTWTRRAELTAAARAQRWRLGLAALLLALLWLNWGGEIWRDWEKLTILFGPEGNRAGFSY; this is encoded by the coding sequence GTGAATAAACTCCGCTCCCTGCCCTTGCCCCTGCGCCTGTTCGGCCTGGCGCTGCTGCTGCGCCTGCTGCCGGTGCTTCTCGCCGTGCACCTGCCCATCGGGCTGGACGACATGTTCCAATACGACATGCTGGCCCGCAGCCTGGCCGCCGGCCAGGGCTTCCGCTGGTACGGGCAGGAAGACATTGACCTGATCCGCCAATTCATCGCCATCGACTTCATCGGCGACTACGACCCGCGCGGCGTGCTGACTTCGTTCCGCGCCCCGGGCTACCCGGCCCTGCTGGCCGCCATTTACGCCATCAGCGGCCTGCAGTGGCGCCTGCTGGCCGCCCGGTTGGCGCAGGCCGTGCTCGGCGCCAGCCTGGCCCCGCTGACCTATTGGCTGACCCAGCGGTTGTTCCCGGGCAATCAGCAGGCCGCCCGCTTCGCCGGCGGCGCGCTGGCCGTCTACCCCATGCTGCTGCTCTACCCGCTGGCGCTGGCCACCGAGAATCTCTTCATCCCGCTGGTGGCCGCCGGCCTGCTGGCGACCCTGGCCGCCGTGGAACATGACCGCGCCCGTGACTACCTGCTGGCCGGGGCACTCTTCGGCCTGGCCACGCTGACCCGCTCGGTCATCTTCGGTTTCGTCGGCCTGGCGGTGCTCTGGCTGTGGTTCTACGCCCCGCGGCGTTCGGCGGCGCTCTATTTCCTGCTGGCCGTGCTGGTCTTCGTCGTCCCCTGGAGCCTGCGCAACAGCCTGCTGCACGGCAAGCCGACCTTCGTCGAGAATTCGATGGGCTACAACCTGCACATGGGCTTCCACCCCCAGGGCAACGGCACTTTCCAGTTCGGCATCTCGCTGGAGCTGGTGCCCTACCTGGACGACAGCCTGCGCAATGACCTGGGCACCCAGGCCGGGTTGGAGTTCATCCGCCAGGACCCCGGCCGCGCTCTGCGCCTGGCGGCCGACAAGCTGGGCTTCTTCTTCAGCCTGGAGCGCCGCGCCCTGACCTATTTCTACGGCAACGATTTCTTCGGCCACATCCCCAGCCTGCCGCTGGCGGCGCTCTTCGCCGTGTTCACTCTGCCTTTCCCGCTGCTGACCAGCCTGGCCGCCGCCGGGCTGCCCTTCGCAGGGCGTTTGGCGCACATCTCCCGCCAGCGCGTTTTGCTCTACCTGCTCATCGCCGGCTACACCCTGCCGCACCTGATCCTGATCGCCGAGGACCGCTTCCATATGGCCCTGCTGCCCGGCATCGCCGCCCTGGCCGGCGACACCTGGACCCGCCGGGCCGAACTGACCGCCGCGGCCCGCGCCCAGCGCTGGCGGCTGGGTCTGGCGGCTCTGCTGCTGGCGCTGCTGTGGCTCAACTGGGGCGGCGAGATCTGGCGCGATTGGGAGAAATTGACGATACTGTTTGGGCCCGAAGGCAACCGGGCAGGATTTTCCTACTAA
- a CDS encoding GIY-YIG nuclease family protein — MVKAYVYILGNNGGMLYVGVTNDLERRVYEHKTKAIPGYTSKFSINQLWYFEEFGHILDAITAEKRIKGWLRSKKLALVRQHNPKFADLSADWYDLSSASE; from the coding sequence ATGGTCAAAGCCTACGTCTATATCCTCGGCAACAACGGCGGCATGCTCTACGTCGGTGTCACCAACGACCTGGAACGACGTGTGTACGAACACAAAACCAAAGCCATCCCTGGCTATACCAGCAAATTCTCCATCAATCAACTATGGTACTTTGAAGAATTCGGCCACATACTGGATGCGATTACGGCCGAGAAACGCATTAAAGGCTGGTTGCGCAGCAAGAAGCTGGCCCTGGTTCGCCAGCACAATCCCAAATTTGCGGATTTGAGTGCTGACTGGTACGACCTCTCTTCTGCAAGCGAATAG
- a CDS encoding CPBP family intramembrane metalloprotease produces MRHLFKFENLHFDREVVAITILSTLLLLVDYYERLTPLKEIDRVGLYLFVPLLVIIFGFRKHPREFGFQLGDWKAGLALTALVVGLAAPLLWYLGQTDASLQHYYARHWGVQTPILTLLDLIGWEFFFRGLLLFGYARVFGAHALWLHAVPFALAHVSKPALETYSTIFGGFMFGLIAWRTRSFVYPFLIHWFIATFIMFAAAMASAN; encoded by the coding sequence ATGCGCCATCTCTTCAAATTCGAGAACCTGCATTTCGACCGCGAGGTGGTGGCCATCACCATCCTCAGCACGCTGCTGCTGCTGGTGGATTACTACGAACGGCTCACGCCGCTCAAGGAAATCGACCGCGTCGGGCTCTACCTCTTCGTGCCGCTGCTGGTCATCATTTTCGGCTTCCGCAAACACCCTCGGGAATTCGGCTTCCAGTTGGGCGACTGGAAAGCCGGCCTGGCGCTGACCGCCCTGGTGGTGGGCCTGGCCGCCCCGCTGCTCTGGTATTTAGGCCAAACCGACGCCAGTTTGCAGCACTACTATGCCCGCCATTGGGGCGTGCAGACGCCCATCCTGACCCTTCTCGATCTGATTGGCTGGGAATTCTTCTTCCGCGGCCTGCTGCTCTTCGGCTACGCCCGCGTCTTCGGCGCGCACGCCCTGTGGCTGCACGCCGTGCCCTTCGCCCTGGCGCACGTCAGCAAACCGGCCCTGGAAACCTATTCCACCATCTTCGGCGGCTTCATGTTCGGGCTGATCGCCTGGCGCACGCGCTCATTCGTCTATCCGTTCCTGATCCACTGGTTCATCGCCACCTTCATCATGTTCGCAGCAGCGATGGCCTCCGCCAACTAA
- a CDS encoding GNAT family N-acetyltransferase → MSAAPQPTPPHFRIVPAQEAHAAAIRQLVRAAGINPTGLAWERFLVALSAEDELIGCIQIKPHADGSRELASLAVAPAWQGRGLARALLEALLAGNHGELYLMCQSRLGPLYAKFGFQPVAAPDMPTYFRRVSKLAGVVLSLKKADEQLLVMWRPA, encoded by the coding sequence ATGAGCGCCGCACCACAGCCCACCCCGCCCCATTTCCGCATTGTTCCGGCACAAGAAGCGCACGCGGCCGCCATCCGGCAGCTGGTGCGCGCCGCCGGCATCAACCCCACCGGCCTCGCCTGGGAGCGTTTCCTGGTGGCCCTCTCAGCGGAAGATGAGCTCATCGGCTGTATCCAGATCAAACCGCACGCCGACGGCAGCCGCGAGCTGGCCTCGCTGGCCGTCGCCCCCGCCTGGCAGGGGCGCGGCCTGGCCCGCGCCCTGCTTGAAGCTCTGCTGGCGGGGAACCACGGCGAGCTGTACCTAATGTGCCAGTCGCGCCTGGGTCCGCTGTATGCCAAATTCGGTTTCCAGCCCGTGGCCGCGCCGGACATGCCGACCTACTTTCGCCGGGTCAGCAAGCTGGCCGGCGTGGTACTCTCGCTGAAGAAGGCAGACGAGCAGCTGCTGGTGATGTGGCGCCCCGCATGA
- the gatB gene encoding Asp-tRNA(Asn)/Glu-tRNA(Gln) amidotransferase subunit GatB — MPAYEAVIGLETHIQLNTASKIFCACKADSWGDAPNTNICPVCSGLPGVLPVLNWGVVEKAAVLAAAMGAEINPLSFFDRKNYFYPDLPKGYQISQFDQPLALGGGMDLPTADGVRRIGIHKLHIEEDAGKTVHRADGSRLIDFNRCGVPLVEMVTGPDLRSAEEAAQYLIRLRQLLRWLGISEADMEKGHLRADGNVSIRPAGSTELFTKTEIKNVNSIDSLRSAIEVEIERQIRAVENGETIQPWTLGWDENSGTLSKMRSKETEADYRYFREPDLLPVVLDEAWRAAVHAGLPELPLARRARFVQQYGLPEYDADILSGERALSDYYETAVASYAGDPKRVSNWLMNDILAMLNESGLSAAELKLTPQYLAEILKLMDAGTVNTPTGKALLAKVQASGEAPAAIVEAEGLGQVSDEGQLRALAEEIVAANPDNVASYRSGKQALIGWFVGQVMARTGGKADPKAVQAILRALLDG; from the coding sequence ATGCCTGCCTACGAAGCCGTCATTGGTCTGGAAACCCACATCCAACTCAACACCGCCAGCAAGATCTTTTGCGCCTGCAAGGCCGACTCCTGGGGCGATGCGCCCAACACCAACATTTGCCCGGTATGCTCCGGCCTGCCCGGCGTGCTGCCCGTGCTCAACTGGGGCGTAGTGGAAAAAGCTGCCGTGCTGGCGGCCGCCATGGGCGCCGAGATCAATCCGCTGTCATTCTTTGACCGCAAGAACTATTTCTACCCGGACCTGCCCAAGGGCTACCAGATCTCGCAGTTCGACCAGCCTTTAGCGCTGGGCGGCGGCATGGACCTGCCCACCGCCGACGGCGTGCGCCGCATTGGCATCCACAAGCTGCACATCGAGGAGGACGCCGGCAAAACCGTGCACCGCGCCGACGGCAGCCGCCTGATCGACTTCAACCGCTGCGGCGTGCCGCTGGTCGAGATGGTCACCGGGCCGGACCTGCGCTCCGCCGAGGAGGCGGCCCAGTACCTGATCCGCCTGCGCCAGCTGCTGCGCTGGCTGGGCATCTCCGAAGCCGACATGGAAAAAGGCCACTTGCGCGCCGACGGCAACGTCTCCATCCGGCCGGCCGGCAGCACTGAGCTGTTCACCAAGACCGAGATCAAGAACGTCAACTCGATCGACTCGCTGCGCTCGGCCATTGAGGTCGAGATCGAGCGCCAGATCCGCGCCGTGGAGAACGGCGAGACCATTCAACCTTGGACGCTGGGCTGGGACGAGAACAGCGGCACGCTGAGCAAGATGCGCAGCAAGGAAACCGAAGCCGACTACCGCTACTTCCGTGAGCCTGACCTGCTGCCGGTGGTGCTGGACGAAGCCTGGCGCGCCGCCGTGCACGCCGGCCTGCCCGAGCTGCCCCTGGCCCGCCGGGCGCGCTTTGTGCAGCAATACGGCCTGCCCGAATACGACGCCGACATCCTCAGCGGCGAGCGCGCCCTCTCCGACTATTACGAGACGGCCGTGGCCAGCTATGCCGGCGACCCCAAACGCGTCTCCAACTGGCTGATGAACGACATCCTGGCCATGCTCAACGAAAGCGGACTGAGTGCCGCCGAGCTCAAGCTGACCCCGCAGTACCTGGCGGAGATCCTCAAGCTAATGGACGCCGGCACGGTCAACACGCCTACCGGCAAGGCCTTGCTGGCCAAAGTGCAGGCCAGCGGAGAAGCTCCGGCCGCCATCGTGGAAGCGGAGGGCCTGGGCCAGGTCAGCGATGAAGGCCAACTGCGCGCCCTGGCCGAAGAGATCGTGGCCGCCAACCCGGACAACGTAGCCAGCTACCGCAGCGGCAAGCAAGCCCTGATCGGCTGGTTCGTCGGCCAGGTCATGGCGCGCACCGGCGGCAAAGCCGACCCCAAGGCGGTGCAAGCCATCCTGCGCGCCCTGCTGGACGGATGA
- a CDS encoding FAD-binding oxidoreductase, protein MALSRESLTQQFSGEIVLPEDSTYAELTFAFGASSAPAAVLLPKDTAEVAAALALVRQLGLPLAVRSGGHSNAGLSTNVGGLVINLSRMNTVELIDTEQGLVRVGAGATWGQVAETLRPHQLAISSGDTRSVGVGGLTLGGGIGWMVRKYGLALDQLQAVELVTADGRVLRASRAENSELFWALRGAGGNFGIVTSFEFEAHRVEKVTYATIMYPVDGLAGLLSAWRQAVRASREELSSSFSLLPPFGEGDVPKAMVLACYAGGGAEAEAQLAPLRQLATPMFADIKEIDYADVLEEGQPPEGMQIVVKNIFYPALTDEVIAAITAAQSQPGMRVFQLRHLGGAYGRVPAEESAFAFRDSEIMMFGAHFFPGDATPADIEAGLQPWREVSALGRGSYINFLSTATAEDVDLIYPDETRQRLAQLKRTYDPDNLFRGNYNIIPS, encoded by the coding sequence ATGGCTTTGTCTCGAGAATCCCTTACCCAACAGTTCAGCGGCGAGATCGTTTTGCCGGAAGACAGCACTTATGCCGAGCTGACCTTTGCTTTTGGCGCGTCCAGCGCCCCGGCGGCGGTGCTGCTGCCCAAGGACACGGCGGAAGTGGCGGCGGCGTTGGCGCTGGTGCGCCAACTGGGCCTGCCGCTGGCGGTGCGCAGCGGCGGCCACAGCAATGCCGGGTTAAGCACCAACGTGGGCGGCCTGGTGATCAACTTGAGCCGCATGAATACGGTGGAGTTGATCGACACCGAGCAGGGCTTGGTGCGGGTAGGCGCCGGGGCGACCTGGGGCCAGGTGGCGGAGACGCTGCGCCCGCATCAGCTGGCGATCTCCTCCGGCGACACGCGCAGTGTGGGCGTAGGCGGTCTGACCCTGGGCGGCGGGATCGGCTGGATGGTGCGCAAGTACGGCCTGGCGCTGGACCAGCTCCAGGCCGTGGAGCTGGTGACGGCGGATGGCCGCGTCTTGCGGGCCAGCCGCGCTGAGAACAGCGAACTGTTCTGGGCTTTGCGCGGGGCGGGCGGCAATTTTGGCATAGTGACCTCCTTTGAATTTGAGGCGCACCGCGTGGAAAAGGTGACCTATGCCACGATCATGTATCCGGTGGATGGCTTGGCGGGGCTGCTGAGCGCCTGGCGCCAGGCGGTGCGCGCCAGCCGCGAGGAGCTGAGCAGCTCATTTTCGCTGCTGCCGCCTTTTGGCGAGGGCGATGTGCCCAAGGCGATGGTGCTGGCCTGCTACGCCGGCGGCGGGGCGGAAGCCGAGGCGCAGCTGGCGCCCCTGCGCCAGCTGGCGACGCCGATGTTTGCGGACATCAAAGAGATCGACTACGCGGATGTGCTGGAAGAAGGCCAGCCTCCCGAAGGCATGCAGATCGTGGTCAAGAACATCTTCTACCCGGCCTTGACCGACGAAGTGATCGCGGCCATCACGGCGGCGCAAAGCCAGCCGGGCATGCGCGTCTTCCAGCTGCGCCATCTGGGCGGCGCCTACGGCCGGGTGCCGGCCGAGGAAAGCGCTTTTGCCTTCCGCGACAGCGAGATCATGATGTTCGGGGCGCACTTCTTCCCTGGGGATGCCACGCCTGCGGATATCGAGGCCGGTTTGCAACCCTGGCGAGAGGTCTCGGCGCTGGGGCGCGGCAGCTACATCAACTTCCTTAGCACGGCGACGGCAGAGGATGTGGACTTGATCTACCCAGACGAAACGCGGCAGCGGCTGGCGCAGCTGAAGCGCACCTATGACCCGGACAACCTGTTCCGGGGCAATTACAACATTATTCCAAGTTAG
- a CDS encoding DUF393 domain-containing protein: MKPTILYDGYCVLCNGVVEFLQARQKPGALQYVAQQSPRGQQLLAAAGLADLSTSTVVLLEDGRAYLRSAAALRALRQLRFPWPLLYAFILIPPFLRDPVYNLIAHNRYRWFGRLPRE; encoded by the coding sequence ATGAAACCCACCATCCTTTACGACGGCTACTGCGTGCTGTGCAACGGCGTGGTCGAGTTCCTGCAAGCCCGCCAGAAGCCCGGCGCACTGCAGTACGTCGCCCAGCAGTCGCCGCGCGGCCAGCAGCTGCTGGCCGCCGCCGGCCTGGCGGACCTCTCCACCAGCACGGTAGTGCTGCTGGAGGATGGGCGCGCCTATCTGCGCTCGGCGGCCGCCCTGCGCGCCTTACGCCAGTTGCGCTTCCCCTGGCCGCTGTTGTACGCCTTCATTCTCATCCCGCCCTTCCTGCGCGACCCGGTTTACAATCTCATCGCCCACAACCGCTATCGCTGGTTCGGGCGCCTGCCGCGTGAATAA
- a CDS encoding DMT family transporter — protein MAAIFYALSAALSWGVGDFASGLAARRVGPAYTLLLSFYAGIATLVVLGLATGEPLPSSRDLWISVAAGAVGVVSFFALLHGFTTGRISVVSAVSSMLAAGVPVLFTMFTDSLPSSLQFFGFGLALFSIWLLSRRHESHTGPSGFGVAVLAGFGFGLFFILVGQYAQGSIFWPLVSGRVVGIGLLIAYFLISRQPLSPPAPPLGMLAAVGVLDALGNLFFVSSVQSGRLDIASVLVSLYPAVTVLLARFVIQEHLSRLQVLGILLAMTATVLVSL, from the coding sequence ATGGCCGCGATCTTTTATGCGCTGTCCGCAGCGCTTTCTTGGGGTGTGGGCGATTTTGCCAGTGGCCTGGCCGCCCGGCGGGTTGGCCCGGCTTACACGCTGCTGCTGTCGTTCTATGCTGGCATCGCTACGTTGGTGGTGCTGGGCCTGGCGACCGGGGAGCCGCTGCCGTCCAGCCGCGACCTGTGGATTTCGGTGGCGGCCGGCGCAGTGGGCGTGGTGAGCTTCTTCGCTTTGCTGCACGGCTTCACCACCGGGCGGATCAGTGTGGTCTCGGCAGTGTCTTCGATGCTGGCCGCCGGCGTGCCGGTGCTGTTCACGATGTTCACCGACAGCCTGCCCAGCTCGCTGCAATTCTTCGGCTTTGGCTTGGCTCTGTTCAGCATTTGGCTTTTGTCCCGGCGGCATGAGAGCCACACTGGCCCCAGCGGTTTTGGCGTGGCCGTGCTGGCCGGTTTTGGTTTTGGGCTATTCTTCATTCTGGTGGGGCAATACGCACAGGGCTCGATCTTTTGGCCGCTGGTCAGCGGGCGGGTGGTGGGCATTGGCCTGCTGATCGCTTATTTCCTGATCAGCCGCCAGCCGCTGTCGCCGCCAGCCCCGCCGCTGGGGATGCTGGCGGCGGTCGGCGTGCTGGACGCGTTGGGCAACCTGTTCTTCGTCAGTTCGGTACAGTCCGGGCGGCTGGATATTGCCTCGGTGCTGGTGTCGCTGTACCCGGCGGTGACGGTGCTGCTGGCGCGTTTCGTGATCCAGGAGCACCTCAGCCGGCTGCAGGTGCTGGGCATTCTGCTGGCGATGACGGCGACGGTGCTGGTGAGCTTATAG